A window from Micromonospora terminaliae encodes these proteins:
- a CDS encoding HAD-IIA family hydrolase encodes MIDGYALVVFDLDGVIYLIDRPIPGAVEAVGRLHAEGRSVAYATNNASRRSSEVADLLTGMGVPAGPEEVLTSAAATAELLRDRLPAGAPVLVVGAEALRAELRAVGLRPVSTVDEEPAAVAQGYGPQVGWSDLAEASLAVRAGALWYATNTDRTLPSPRGPLPGNGSLVAVLRTALGRDPDVVVGKPEPALFATAAHRAGAGRTLVVGDRLDTDIEGARRAGLDSLLVLTGVSDAAELLAAPESRRPAYVSVDLAGLFDPAAVVRVPGPADADGWSVSAADGELVLDGAGRPLDALAALCGKAWSTGAGPRVRAVSAAAGEALAALGLAG; translated from the coding sequence CTGATCGACGGGTACGCCCTGGTCGTGTTCGACCTGGACGGGGTGATCTACCTGATCGACCGGCCGATCCCCGGCGCGGTCGAGGCGGTCGGCAGGCTGCACGCCGAGGGGCGCTCGGTCGCGTACGCCACGAACAACGCCTCGCGCCGCTCCAGTGAGGTGGCCGACCTGCTCACCGGCATGGGTGTGCCGGCCGGGCCGGAGGAGGTGCTGACCTCCGCGGCCGCGACCGCCGAGCTGCTGCGCGACCGGCTGCCCGCCGGCGCGCCGGTGCTGGTGGTCGGGGCGGAGGCGCTGCGCGCCGAGCTGCGTGCCGTGGGCCTGCGCCCCGTGTCGACGGTGGACGAGGAGCCGGCCGCCGTGGCCCAGGGGTACGGCCCGCAGGTCGGCTGGTCCGACCTGGCGGAGGCGTCGCTGGCCGTCCGGGCGGGAGCGCTCTGGTACGCCACCAACACCGACCGCACCCTGCCCAGCCCGCGCGGCCCGCTGCCGGGCAACGGCTCGCTCGTGGCGGTGCTGCGTACCGCGCTCGGGCGGGATCCCGACGTGGTGGTGGGCAAGCCGGAGCCGGCGCTGTTCGCCACCGCCGCCCACCGGGCCGGTGCGGGGCGGACCCTGGTGGTCGGCGACCGGCTGGACACCGACATCGAGGGTGCCCGCCGGGCCGGACTGGACAGCCTCCTGGTGCTCACCGGGGTCAGCGACGCGGCCGAGCTGCTGGCCGCGCCCGAGTCGCGCCGGCCCGCGTACGTCTCCGTCGACCTGGCGGGGCTCTTCGACCCGGCGGCCGTGGTGCGGGTGCCGGGCCCGGCGGACGCCGATGGCTGGTCGGTGAGCGCCGCCGACGGGGAGCTCGTCCTCGACGGCGCGGGACGCCCGCTGGACGCCCTCGCGGCGCTGTGCGGAAAGGCCTGGTCGACGGGGGCCGGCCCGCGGGTGCGGGCCGTGTCGGCGGCCGCGGGGGAGGCCCTGGCCGCGCTCGGCCTCGCGGGCTGA
- a CDS encoding SCP2 sterol-binding domain-containing protein, which translates to MASVDECRQALQDLAARLDRHADVQGRIDLDRTLACRITDLDTAFHGRLEGGRLVDLADGDDPKAKIALSTSSDDLVALVHGQLDIMKAVGARRVSIKANPLDLMKLRKLL; encoded by the coding sequence GTGGCCAGCGTGGACGAGTGCCGGCAGGCGTTGCAGGACCTGGCCGCGCGGCTGGACCGGCACGCCGACGTGCAGGGGCGGATCGACCTCGACCGCACCCTCGCCTGCCGGATCACCGACCTGGACACGGCGTTCCACGGGCGCCTCGAGGGCGGCCGGCTGGTCGACCTGGCCGACGGCGACGACCCGAAGGCGAAGATCGCGCTGAGCACCAGCAGCGACGACCTGGTCGCCCTGGTGCACGGTCAGCTCGACATCATGAAGGCCGTGGGTGCCCGCCGGGTGTCGATCAAGGCGAACCCGTTGGACCTCATGAAGCTCCGCAAGCTGCTCTGA
- a CDS encoding phasin family protein translates to MQDAWRAYLELAMGLTEAPRKKAQDAVKRVVGQGGATAAQLQSLAEELVSTGMANREALTKLVRFEVDRALGAVGLATADEVAELTRRVHDLERQLREAKTTGAETEPKTTGTPEAGAGRAPAGPPPAAETAGAGAVTPSGDLAADHAAEVRPGAGRPAPTPPAAEPSAPATAEAPVSAPPVPAKTKAVAKKAVAKKAIARKPAATVARTPAEESPAAPTRPARKAGGRKPSGGAGS, encoded by the coding sequence ATGCAGGACGCGTGGCGCGCCTACCTCGAGCTGGCCATGGGCCTGACGGAGGCGCCCCGGAAGAAGGCCCAGGACGCGGTGAAGCGCGTGGTCGGCCAGGGCGGCGCGACCGCCGCCCAGCTCCAGTCGCTCGCCGAGGAGCTGGTCTCCACCGGCATGGCGAACCGGGAGGCGCTGACCAAGCTGGTCCGCTTCGAGGTCGACCGCGCCCTGGGCGCGGTCGGGCTGGCCACCGCCGACGAGGTCGCCGAGCTGACCCGCCGGGTGCACGACCTGGAGCGGCAGCTGCGCGAGGCCAAGACCACCGGAGCGGAGACCGAGCCGAAGACCACCGGCACGCCGGAAGCCGGCGCCGGGCGCGCGCCGGCGGGCCCGCCGCCGGCTGCCGAGACGGCGGGCGCGGGCGCGGTGACACCGTCGGGGGATCTGGCCGCCGACCACGCGGCCGAGGTCAGGCCGGGCGCCGGGCGGCCGGCCCCGACCCCGCCGGCCGCTGAGCCGTCGGCCCCGGCCACCGCCGAGGCGCCCGTCTCGGCGCCTCCCGTGCCCGCGAAGACCAAGGCGGTCGCGAAGAAGGCCGTGGCCAAGAAGGCCATCGCGCGCAAGCCCGCCGCCACCGTCGCGCGGACCCCGGCCGAGGAGTCGCCGGCCGCCCCGACGCGCCCGGCCAGGAAGGCCGGCGGCCGCAAGCCGAGTGGCGGTGCCGGCTCGTGA
- a CDS encoding TlyA family RNA methyltransferase, which yields MARRTRLDAELVRRGLARSREQAAALVEAGRVQLRGVRARKAAAMVDPADPLLVTGEDPADEYVSRGGHKLAGAFAAFTPGGLTVAGRRCLDAGASTGGFTDVLLRAGAAEVVAVDVGYGQLAWSLRNDERVHVFERTNVRTLTPEAIGGPVDLTVADLSFISLRLVLPALAGCTRPDGDLALMVKPQFEVGRERVGAGGVVRDPELRAEAVLDVAAAAAQLGLGLADVAASPLPGPSGNVEFFVWLRRDAPAADPDRVRAVVAAGPQGFPAAGPEATTEEVSG from the coding sequence ATGGCACGTCGTACCCGGCTGGATGCCGAACTCGTCCGCCGCGGTCTGGCCCGCTCCCGTGAGCAGGCGGCCGCGCTGGTGGAGGCCGGTCGCGTCCAGTTGCGCGGGGTGCGGGCGCGCAAGGCCGCCGCGATGGTCGACCCGGCCGACCCGCTGCTGGTCACCGGCGAGGACCCCGCCGACGAGTACGTCTCCCGGGGCGGTCACAAGCTGGCCGGTGCCTTCGCCGCGTTCACCCCCGGCGGGCTGACCGTGGCGGGCCGGCGCTGCCTGGACGCGGGCGCCTCCACCGGTGGCTTCACCGACGTGCTGCTGCGCGCCGGCGCCGCCGAGGTGGTGGCGGTCGACGTCGGCTACGGGCAGCTGGCCTGGTCGCTGCGCAACGACGAGCGGGTGCACGTCTTCGAGCGCACCAACGTGCGTACCCTCACGCCGGAGGCGATCGGCGGCCCGGTCGACCTGACGGTGGCCGACCTGTCGTTCATCTCGCTGCGGCTGGTGCTGCCCGCGCTGGCCGGCTGCACGCGGCCCGACGGCGACCTGGCGCTCATGGTCAAACCGCAGTTCGAGGTCGGCCGGGAGCGGGTCGGCGCGGGCGGGGTGGTCCGCGACCCGGAGTTGCGCGCGGAGGCCGTGCTCGACGTGGCCGCCGCGGCCGCGCAGCTCGGGCTGGGCCTCGCCGACGTGGCCGCCAGCCCCCTGCCCGGGCCGAGCGGCAACGTCGAGTTCTTCGTATGGTTACGCCGGGACGCGCCCGCCGCGGACCCCGACCGGGTGCGCGCCGTGGTGGCCGCCGGCCCGCAGGGATTTCCGGCCGCCGGGCCGGAGGCCACGACTGAGGAGGTGTCCGGGTGA
- a CDS encoding NAD kinase — translation MSRTALLVTHTGRRRSTEHARAVAADLIAAGFEVRVVAEEADDLDLPGVVPVTGPEAAEGAEIVFALGGDGTFLRAAELARPAKAPLLGINLGKVGFLAEAEIDDLDTAVRDVVGRNYTVDERLTLDVTAEFEGGPTVESWALNEISVEKGERAQMLELLVDVDGRPLSRYGCDGVVCATPTGSTAYAFSGGGPVVWPEVEALLLVPISAHALFSRPLVTAPTSTFVITVDPFTTLAVLCCDGRRVYDLPPGARVTVRRGALPVRIVRLRARPFTDRLVAKFDLPVQGWRGSRR, via the coding sequence GTGAGCCGGACCGCTCTGCTGGTGACGCACACGGGGCGTCGGCGCAGCACCGAGCACGCGCGGGCGGTGGCGGCCGACCTCATCGCGGCCGGCTTCGAGGTGCGGGTCGTCGCCGAGGAGGCCGACGACCTGGACCTGCCCGGGGTCGTGCCGGTGACCGGCCCGGAGGCCGCCGAGGGCGCCGAGATCGTCTTCGCGCTCGGCGGGGACGGCACGTTCCTGCGCGCCGCCGAGCTGGCCCGCCCGGCCAAGGCGCCCCTGCTCGGCATCAACCTCGGCAAGGTCGGGTTCCTCGCCGAGGCCGAGATCGACGACCTGGACACCGCGGTGCGCGACGTGGTCGGGCGCAACTACACGGTGGACGAGCGGCTCACCCTCGACGTCACGGCCGAGTTCGAGGGCGGCCCGACCGTCGAGTCGTGGGCGTTGAACGAGATCAGCGTGGAGAAGGGCGAGCGGGCCCAGATGCTGGAGCTGCTCGTCGACGTCGACGGCCGGCCGCTGTCCCGCTACGGCTGCGACGGCGTGGTCTGCGCGACCCCCACGGGCTCGACGGCGTACGCGTTCTCCGGCGGCGGGCCGGTGGTCTGGCCCGAGGTGGAGGCGCTGCTGCTGGTGCCGATCAGCGCGCACGCGCTGTTCAGCCGCCCGCTGGTCACCGCGCCGACGTCCACGTTCGTCATCACCGTGGACCCGTTCACCACCCTGGCGGTGCTCTGCTGCGACGGCCGGCGGGTCTACGACCTGCCCCCGGGGGCCCGGGTCACCGTGCGCCGGGGCGCGCTGCCGGTGCGCATCGTCCGGCTGCGGGCGCGGCCGTTCACCGACCGCCTCGTCGCCAAGTTCGACCTGCCCGTGCAGGGCTGGCGCGGCAGCCGTCGCTGA